The following coding sequences are from one Pseudomonas mendocina window:
- a CDS encoding sigma-54-dependent transcriptional regulator, with protein MRIKIHCQNRVGILRDILELLVDYGINVARGEVGGEQGNAIYLHCPNLINLQFQALRPKLEAIAGVFGVKRVGLMPSERRHLELNALLGALDFPVLSIDMGGSIVAANRSAAQLLGVRVDEVPGIPLSRYAEDFDLPELVRANKARINGLRVQIKGDVFLADIAPLQSEHDESEALAGAVLTLHRADRVGERIYHVRKQELRGFDSIFQSSKVMAAVVREARRMAPLDAPLLIEGETGTGKELLARACHLASPRGQSPFMALNCAGLPESMAETELFGYGPGAFEGARPEGKLGLLELTAGGTLFLDGVGEMSPRMQAKLLRFLQDGCFRRVGSDEEVYLDVRVICATQVDLSELCARGEFRQDLYHRLNVLSLHIPPLRECLDGLAPLVDHFLDSASRQIGCSLPKLAPQAFERMAHYHWPGNVRQLENVLFQAVSLCDGGTVKVEHIRLPDYGAPQPLGEFSVEGSLDDILGRFEKAVLERLYHEHPSSRQLGKRLGVSHTTIANKLRQHGLGKE; from the coding sequence ATGCGTATCAAGATCCACTGCCAGAACCGTGTCGGCATCCTGCGCGACATCCTCGAACTGCTGGTCGACTACGGCATCAACGTGGCACGTGGCGAAGTCGGGGGCGAGCAGGGCAACGCCATCTATCTGCATTGCCCGAACCTGATCAACCTGCAATTCCAGGCATTGCGCCCGAAGCTGGAAGCCATTGCCGGGGTGTTCGGCGTCAAGCGCGTCGGCCTGATGCCCAGCGAGCGCCGTCACCTGGAACTCAACGCCTTGCTCGGCGCCCTTGATTTTCCGGTGCTGTCCATCGACATGGGCGGTTCCATCGTCGCGGCCAATCGCAGCGCTGCGCAGTTGCTCGGCGTGCGTGTCGACGAAGTGCCGGGCATTCCGCTGTCGCGCTACGCCGAGGACTTCGATCTGCCCGAGCTGGTGCGGGCCAACAAGGCACGGATCAATGGGCTGCGTGTGCAGATCAAGGGCGACGTGTTTCTTGCCGATATCGCGCCGCTGCAAAGTGAGCATGACGAGAGCGAGGCACTGGCCGGTGCGGTGCTCACCCTGCATCGCGCCGACCGTGTCGGTGAGCGCATCTACCACGTGCGCAAGCAGGAGCTACGCGGTTTCGACTCGATCTTCCAGAGTTCCAAGGTCATGGCGGCAGTGGTGCGTGAGGCACGGCGCATGGCGCCGCTGGATGCACCGCTGTTGATCGAGGGCGAAACCGGTACGGGCAAGGAGCTGCTGGCGCGCGCCTGCCACCTGGCCAGCCCGCGTGGCCAGTCGCCGTTCATGGCGCTCAACTGCGCCGGCCTGCCGGAGTCGATGGCCGAGACCGAGCTGTTCGGCTACGGCCCGGGGGCCTTCGAGGGCGCGCGTCCGGAAGGTAAACTCGGCCTGTTGGAGCTGACCGCCGGCGGCACGCTGTTTCTCGATGGCGTCGGTGAGATGAGCCCGCGCATGCAGGCCAAGCTGCTGCGTTTCCTGCAGGATGGTTGCTTCCGCCGCGTGGGCAGCGACGAGGAGGTGTACCTGGACGTGCGGGTGATCTGCGCCACCCAGGTGGACTTGTCCGAACTGTGCGCGCGTGGCGAATTTCGCCAGGATCTCTACCACCGTCTCAACGTGCTCAGCCTGCATATCCCGCCGCTGCGCGAATGCCTCGACGGCCTGGCGCCGCTGGTCGATCACTTCCTCGATTCGGCCAGCCGGCAGATCGGCTGCAGTCTGCCGAAGCTGGCGCCGCAGGCCTTCGAACGCATGGCGCATTACCACTGGCCGGGCAATGTGCGGCAACTGGAGAACGTGCTGTTCCAGGCCGTATCGCTGTGCGACGGCGGTACGGTGAAGGTCGAGCATATTCGCCTGCCGGATTACGGCGCACCGCAGCCTCTGGGTGAATTCTCGGTGGAAGGCAGCCTCGACGATATTCTCGGGCGCTTCGAAAAGGCTGTGCTGGAGCGCCTGTATCACGAGCACCCGAGCAGCCGCCAATTGGGCAAGCGGCTCGGGGTTTCCCATACCACCATCGCCAACAAGCTGCGTCAGCATGGGTTGGGCAAGGAGTGA